A stretch of DNA from Candidatus Cloacimonadota bacterium:
TATGTTGGAGATGGAGAGCTTAGACCTATAGTTGAAGAATTTATTAACGATAATAATTTAGAAGATAAAATTATCTTAACTGGATTACGATTAGATGTACCTGATATGCTTGCTGTTATGGATATTTTCATATTAACTTCATTATGGGAAGGTCTTCCCAGGGTTTTTTCTCAATCAATGGCAGCAAAATTACCAATTATTGCAACTAAAGTAGATGGTGCTCCAGAGGCAATAAATGATGGATTGAATGGTTTCATGACAACTCCTGGAAAACCAATGGAAATTGTAAAAGAACTGGAAAAGTTGATAAATGATGAAACATTAAGAAAAAAAATGGGAAATGAAGGTTTAAAAATTGCAGAAGAATGTTTTTCTGTAGAATCAATGATAAGAGATATTGAAGATGCATACAATTCTTTATTAAATAATTTGGATTAATCTATGACCATCCTCACTATCATCGGAGCTCGACCACAATTCGTTAAAGCTGCAGCTGTTAGTCGCGAGGTCGCCAAGCATCCTGAAATTAAAGAAATTATAGTTCACACCGGCCAGCATTTTGATGCCAATATGAGCAAAATATTTTTCGATCAAATGCAGATTCCGAAACCTGATTACAATCTTGAGATCAACAGTCTTTCTCATGGAGCAATGACTGGCAGAATGATTGAGAAAATCGAAGAAGTTTTATTGAAAGAAAAACCGGATTGGGTGCTGGTTTATGGAGATACAAATTCAACGATTGCCGGCTCTTTGGCAGCAAAAAAACTTCATATCAAAGTTGCACATGTAGAAGCGGGATTACGTTCTTTCAATCGAAAAATGCCGGAAGAGATAAATCGTATTTTAACTGATAAAATTAGCGATTTGCTGCTTTGTCCGACCGATACGGCAGTAAAGAATCTTGAGGTTGAAGGAGTTGGAAAAAATTCGCTGGCAAAGATCGTGAAATGCGGTGATGTAATGCAGGATGCTGCCATGTTCTATGCCGATCTTGTTCAGAAACCAGATTTTGAACTATCTTCTGAATTCGTATTGGCAACAATTCATCGAGCAGAGAATACGGATGATCCAATTCGGTTAAAATCGATTTTTGGATCATTAAGTAAAATTTCCCAAGAAATTCCAATAATATTACCGCTTCATCCTCGAACAAAGAAAATAATAGCTGATTCACAACTCACAACTCAAAACTCGCAACTTATCATAATCGATCCGGTTGGATATCTGGAGATGATTTATTTATTGAAGAATTGCAAACTTGTGATGACCGACAGTGGTGGCTTGCAGAAAGAAGCGTTCTTCTTTCACAAACCCTGCGTAACTCTCCGAGATGAAACGGAATGGGTGGAATTGGTTGAGAATAATTTCAATAAAATTGCAGGAAGTGATTTTACTAAAATATTGAATGGATTTAACGAAATGAAAAATCGCGATTTGGATTATAATGTTAATC
This window harbors:
- the wecB gene encoding UDP-N-acetylglucosamine 2-epimerase (non-hydrolyzing), whose protein sequence is MTILTIIGARPQFVKAAAVSREVAKHPEIKEIIVHTGQHFDANMSKIFFDQMQIPKPDYNLEINSLSHGAMTGRMIEKIEEVLLKEKPDWVLVYGDTNSTIAGSLAAKKLHIKVAHVEAGLRSFNRKMPEEINRILTDKISDLLLCPTDTAVKNLEVEGVGKNSLAKIVKCGDVMQDAAMFYADLVQKPDFELSSEFVLATIHRAENTDDPIRLKSIFGSLSKISQEIPIILPLHPRTKKIIADSQLTTQNSQLIIIDPVGYLEMIYLLKNCKLVMTDSGGLQKEAFFFHKPCVTLRDETEWVELVENNFNKIAGSDFTKILNGFNEMKNRDLDYNVNLYGNGTAAEKIIQELELFEVLSYK